The following proteins come from a genomic window of Lolium rigidum isolate FL_2022 chromosome 5, APGP_CSIRO_Lrig_0.1, whole genome shotgun sequence:
- the LOC124654200 gene encoding AAA-ATPase ASD, mitochondrial-like isoform X2 produces MTVERWLGLWTGVGSVIFLWTKVQDHIPAALRHYLTTSATKLASYFSPYLQITISEQGIERFQRSEFFLTVEAYLSDACARRARKLKAELGKDSNNLQVSVDDYEEITDEFSGTTLWWSASKKQSNARSLINLYPGQDESRFYRVVFHRRHRDLVVNSYLPFVLGEGRAVTVKNRQRRLFTNNASSRWNPYNSKSVWSNVPFEHPATFDTLAMEPEHKEAIIDDLKAFKESKEYYGKVGKAWKRGYLLYGPPGTGKSTMIAAMANYLDYDVYDLELTAVKNNTELRKLFIETTGKSIIVIEDIDCSIDLTGKRTKAKKASADKEADDEKPKLPGEPEKDEATKVTLSGLLNFIDGLWSSCGGERIIIFTTNHKEKLDPALIRRGRMDKHIEMSYCRFGGFKTWQRT; encoded by the exons ATGACGGTGGAGAGGTGGTTGGGGTTGTGGACGGGTGTGGGGAGCGTCATCTTCCTGTGGACGAAGGTGCAGGACCACATCCCGGCCGCACTCCGCCACTACCTCACGACCTCAGCGACCAAGCTCGCATCCTACTTCAGTCCCTACCTCCAAATCACCATCTCCGAGCAGGGTATCGAGCGATTCCAGCGCAGCGAATTCTTCCTCACCGTCGAGGCCTACCTCAGCGACGCATGTGCCCGCCGAGCGCGCAAGCTCAAGGCCGAGCTTGGCAAGGACAGCAATAACCTCCAGGTCTCCGTCGACGACTACGAGGAGATTACTGATGAGTTCTCCGGCACTACGCTGTGGTGGTCCGCCTCCAAGAAGCAGTCGAATGCGCGCAGCCTCATCAACCTCTACCCCGGCCAGGATGAGAGCCGCTTCTACCGGGTTGTCTTCCACAGGCGCCACCGCGACCTCGTCGTCAACAGCTACCTGCCTTTCGTCCTCGGCGAGGGCCGCGCCGTCACCGTCAAgaaccgccagcgccgcctcttcACGAACAATGCCAGCAGCAGATGGAACCCTTACAATTCAAAGAGCGTCTGGAGCAATGTCCCGTTCGAGCACCCAGCAACGTTCGACACCCTCGCCATGGAACCCGAGCATAAGGAGGCCATCATCGACGACCTCAAGGCGTTCAAGGAGAGCAAGGAGTACTATGGGAAGGTCGGAAAGGCATGGAAGCGTGGGTACCTCCTGTACGGGCCTCCTGGCACCGGCAAGTCCACTATGATTGCCGCCATGGCCAATTACCTTGACTACGACGTCTACGACCTCGAGCTCACGGCGGTCAAGAACAACACCGAGCTGCGCAAGCTCTTCATCGAGacgacaggcaagtccatcattgTCATAGAGGACATCGACTGCTCCATCGACCTCACAGGGAAGCGCACTAAGGCAAAGAAGGCCTCCGCTGACAAGGAAGCTGATGACGAAAAACCCAAGCTTCCCGGGGAACCGGAGAAGGATGAAGCGACAAAGGTGACCCTATCGGGCCTGCTCAACTTCATCGATGGGCTATGGTCGTCTTGCGGCGGCGAGCGGATCATCATCTTCACGACCAACCACAAGGAGAAGCTGGACCCCGCGCTGATCCGGCGGGGCAGGATGGACAAGCACATCGAGATGTCCTACTGCCGCTTCGGGGGCTTCAAG ACGTGGCAGAGAACCTGA
- the LOC124654200 gene encoding AAA-ATPase ASD, mitochondrial-like isoform X1, with protein sequence MSAMTVERWLGLWTGVGSVIFLWTKVQDHIPAALRHYLTTSATKLASYFSPYLQITISEQGIERFQRSEFFLTVEAYLSDACARRARKLKAELGKDSNNLQVSVDDYEEITDEFSGTTLWWSASKKQSNARSLINLYPGQDESRFYRVVFHRRHRDLVVNSYLPFVLGEGRAVTVKNRQRRLFTNNASSRWNPYNSKSVWSNVPFEHPATFDTLAMEPEHKEAIIDDLKAFKESKEYYGKVGKAWKRGYLLYGPPGTGKSTMIAAMANYLDYDVYDLELTAVKNNTELRKLFIETTGKSIIVIEDIDCSIDLTGKRTKAKKASADKEADDEKPKLPGEPEKDEATKVTLSGLLNFIDGLWSSCGGERIIIFTTNHKEKLDPALIRRGRMDKHIEMSYCRFGGFKVLAKNYLDVVVEHEMFGEIHQLLEETDMSPADVAENLMPMSNKKKRDPTECFLGLIEALKKAKEDATATKAKEEEEVEAKIAKEKEEGEVSKAKEKDKGKCEAVGDMKQVDK encoded by the coding sequence ATGTCGGCCATGACGGTGGAGAGGTGGTTGGGGTTGTGGACGGGTGTGGGGAGCGTCATCTTCCTGTGGACGAAGGTGCAGGACCACATCCCGGCCGCACTCCGCCACTACCTCACGACCTCAGCGACCAAGCTCGCATCCTACTTCAGTCCCTACCTCCAAATCACCATCTCCGAGCAGGGTATCGAGCGATTCCAGCGCAGCGAATTCTTCCTCACCGTCGAGGCCTACCTCAGCGACGCATGTGCCCGCCGAGCGCGCAAGCTCAAGGCCGAGCTTGGCAAGGACAGCAATAACCTCCAGGTCTCCGTCGACGACTACGAGGAGATTACTGATGAGTTCTCCGGCACTACGCTGTGGTGGTCCGCCTCCAAGAAGCAGTCGAATGCGCGCAGCCTCATCAACCTCTACCCCGGCCAGGATGAGAGCCGCTTCTACCGGGTTGTCTTCCACAGGCGCCACCGCGACCTCGTCGTCAACAGCTACCTGCCTTTCGTCCTCGGCGAGGGCCGCGCCGTCACCGTCAAgaaccgccagcgccgcctcttcACGAACAATGCCAGCAGCAGATGGAACCCTTACAATTCAAAGAGCGTCTGGAGCAATGTCCCGTTCGAGCACCCAGCAACGTTCGACACCCTCGCCATGGAACCCGAGCATAAGGAGGCCATCATCGACGACCTCAAGGCGTTCAAGGAGAGCAAGGAGTACTATGGGAAGGTCGGAAAGGCATGGAAGCGTGGGTACCTCCTGTACGGGCCTCCTGGCACCGGCAAGTCCACTATGATTGCCGCCATGGCCAATTACCTTGACTACGACGTCTACGACCTCGAGCTCACGGCGGTCAAGAACAACACCGAGCTGCGCAAGCTCTTCATCGAGacgacaggcaagtccatcattgTCATAGAGGACATCGACTGCTCCATCGACCTCACAGGGAAGCGCACTAAGGCAAAGAAGGCCTCCGCTGACAAGGAAGCTGATGACGAAAAACCCAAGCTTCCCGGGGAACCGGAGAAGGATGAAGCGACAAAGGTGACCCTATCGGGCCTGCTCAACTTCATCGATGGGCTATGGTCGTCTTGCGGCGGCGAGCGGATCATCATCTTCACGACCAACCACAAGGAGAAGCTGGACCCCGCGCTGATCCGGCGGGGCAGGATGGACAAGCACATCGAGATGTCCTACTGCCGCTTCGGGGGCTTCAAGGTCCTCGCCAAGAATTACCTGGATGTCGTTGTTGAGCACGAGATGTTTGGCGAGATCCACCAATTGCTCGAGGAGACTGACATGTCACCTGCAGACGTGGCAGAGAACCTGATGCCTATGTCAAACAAGAAGAAGAGGGACCCTACTGAGTGCTTTCTAGGCCTTATCGAGGCGCTCAAGAAAGCTAAGGAGGACGCGACGGCCACCAAggcgaaggaggaagaggaggttgaAGCCAAGATTGCtaaggagaaagaggagggagAGGTGAGCAAAGCCAAGGAGAAAGACAAAGGGAAGTGCGAGGCCGTTGGAGACATGAAGCAAGTTGATAAGTAA